A segment of the Leptolyngbya sp. NIES-3755 genome:
CGAGATTGTGCAAAAAGATGCCAATCAGCCGAATCGATTTCCAGCGATCGACCAAGATCGACTCCGAGTATTTGTGTATGAATTCAAATTCAAAGCACCGAATACAGGTGGAACTGTGTCGCGGGCGAATCCCTAATCTACGATCGACGCACATTCAAACAACACCAATCGCCGCGTTTCCAAAGTGCAGCCACAATCCAGCCATTCGCCTCTAAAGTGTCTGCAACGGGTTTGGCTTGCTCAAGTAAAATTCCGCTCAAGACACCCCAACTGGTTGATTTCACAAGCGGAGTCCACTGCGGAATCAAATCGATGATCACTTCCGCCAAAATATTACAAACTAAACCATCAACAGGCTGATCAATCAATTGAATCAGTTCTGAAACACTACCTTGATCGACGATTAATCGGTTTGGATCAATATGGTTTAGTTCAATGTTCTCTTTCGTTGCTTTAACTGCTAATGGATCGGTATCGACTGCATACGCCTTCTTTGCACCCATTAATAATGCACCGACTGAGAGAATCCCAGATCCGCAGCCGACATCAGCGATCGTACTCTTCTCTGGTTCTTCCCCCAGTCGCATCTCCAATGCTTCTAAACAAAGTTGCGTCGTGGCATGATCCCCCGTTCCAAATGCAACACCGGGTTCAAGCTGCATTACGATTCGGTTACTTGCTGGGACGGGCAACCACGCAGGATTGATTAGAAAGCGATCGCCGATTTCTTGTGGCTTCCAGTAGGTTTTCCAACTGCTCGACCAATCTTCCTCGTCAATGATCCGCCATTGTACGATCGGGGTCTGCAACTTCATACAGAGCGCATCTTGTCTGAGCAACAAAGAAAACGCAGATAAATCTAATAGTTGTACTTGCTGTTGTGGTAGATAACCAGAAACGACACAAGACGCGCCTTGTGATTGACTCGAAGCGCCTCGACATCCGAAGTTCTCGAATCGCCAAATTGCCGTCTCTTCAAGAGCCGCATCACAGAAAACCTGAATTTCCCACCAACTGTTTGACATAGTGTTGCAAATAAAGGGTGAAGGACTACTCCACCCTCAGCGAATCTTACAAAGTGACGGTATAAGCGTCTCGAATTCCAGAGACTTCTTTAATCTGATTCAGAATGTTTTCTGGCAGCGGATCATCAATGCTCAGAACCATCACTGCATCGCCTCGAACAATCTTCCGCCCGACCTGCATACTGGCAATGTTGACATTCGATTCACCAAGCAGTGAACCAATTCGTCCAATGATTCCCGGTGTGTCTCGGTGCAAGGTAAATAACATATAGCGATTCGGCGGAACATTGACCGGAAACTCGTTAATGCTCGTAATCCGAATTTCATCATCTCCGAGCAATGCACCTGTGACCGAATGTTCTCCAAGTGTTCCTTTCGCAGATAAATGCAGTGATCCAGCATAGTCTTTGATCGAAGCATCACGAGTTTCAATCACGCGAATTCCACGCTCTTTTGCTTCGATGCTGGCGTTGACATAGTTCACTCGCTCTTGAAGTGCAGGGGACAACAATCCTTTCAAAGCTGCAATCACGATCGGTTGACTTTGATTGGTTGCTAAATCGCCGCGTAGCCCAATGTTCAGCGATTCGATTCGTCCACCTGCTAACTGTCCAACCATCTTTCCGAGCGTTTCCGCTAACTGTAAGTATGGCTTCAGTTGCTCCATCACATCAGGACGCAATCCTGGAATGTTGACTGCCGATCGAGCAGGTTCACCGAGCAACACATCCCGAATTTGTTCTGCGACATCGATCGCCACATTCACCTGAGCTTCTTCGGTCGAGGCTCCTAAGTGTGGAGTCAGAACAATCTCTTTACCTAACGCTGTGAGCGGCGATTCTCCTAAAGGTTCAGACGAGAATACATCTAATGCGGCTCCCGCAATCTTTCCAGCTTTGAGTGCTTCAGCGATCGCAGTTTCATCAATGATTCCACCCCGTGCACAGTTAATGATGCGAACGTTCGGTTTCATTTTCGCGATCGACTCTGCGTTGATCAAATTCGCAGTCTCTGAAGTCTTAGGAATGTGCAACGTAATATAGTCTGCTGACTGGAACAATACATCCAATTCCACCAAACTACAGCCCAACTGTTCCGCCCGTTCCAGTGAGATGAACGGATCATAGGCAAGCAACTTCATACCCATTGCTCTCGCAACTGTGGCAACGTGCGCTCCAATCTTACCTAAGCCAACTACACCAAGGGTTTTGTTGTAAACCTCATTTCCGGTGTAGCTCTTTCGATCCCATTTTCCTTGTTTCAGCTTCTCATTCGCTTCCGGAATGTAGCGCGACAAAGACAACATCATCGCCAACGTATGTTCCGCCGCAGCGATCGTATTTCCTTCAGGCGAGTTGACAACAATAATTCCTTTTCGAGTGGCAGCAGGCACATCGACGTTATCCACACCGACACCAGCCCGCCCAACAATTTTCAGATTGCGTCCCGCTTCGATCACTTCAGCAGTGACGCGGGTTCCAGAGCGAATCATGATGGCATCATAGTCTGGAATGACTTCAACAAGCTGCTCTTTTGTGAGATCAGTTTTGACATCCACTTGAGCGACTTGCGACAAAATATCAATTCCAACTTGGTCGATCGGATCAGAAACAAGAACCTTGGGCATAACGGCGGGCGGGGCGAGTGAGTAGATTGTGAAAAATTCAGTCTCCGAGTTTTCCACAGATAGTCATTCTAGTAGATCCCGGTAATTCCCCCCATTCATTCCTGAAAAGTTTTTGATTTGGGTCTTGACGCAGCCTTTATCATGAGAACAGCGTTACTAGAGCCTTTGATTATGGTTCGTTTAGATGCGACTCCTCCCCAATCGGAAACGTCTGAATCTCTTTTAGTTGAAACTGGCTCTTTAGAGTTGGTTTCTCCAGAAGGGGTTAAATTTCCTCCGACTAATCTTTACAGTGATGAGCCACCCTTGGAAACCGATTTTCACCGTCGCCAAATTGATCTATTGATTCGACTGCTTGAATTCTGGTGGAGCGATCGCCAAGATTTTTACATTTCTGGTAATCTAACCGTCTACTACAATGAGCAGCAATTAAGAAAACGAGATTTTCGAGGTCCGGATGTCTTCGTCGTTCTAGGGGCG
Coding sequences within it:
- a CDS encoding ribosomal protein L11 methyltransferase (similar to AA sequence:cyanobase_aa:LBDG_02080), with amino-acid sequence MSNSWWEIQVFCDAALEETAIWRFENFGCRGASSQSQGASCVVSGYLPQQQVQLLDLSAFSLLLRQDALCMKLQTPIVQWRIIDEEDWSSSWKTYWKPQEIGDRFLINPAWLPVPASNRIVMQLEPGVAFGTGDHATTQLCLEALEMRLGEEPEKSTIADVGCGSGILSVGALLMGAKKAYAVDTDPLAVKATKENIELNHIDPNRLIVDQGSVSELIQLIDQPVDGLVCNILAEVIIDLIPQWTPLVKSTSWGVLSGILLEQAKPVADTLEANGWIVAALWKRGDWCCLNVRRS
- a CDS encoding D-3-phosphoglycerate dehydrogenase (similar to AA sequence:cyanobase_aa:LBDG_02090) is translated as MPKVLVSDPIDQVGIDILSQVAQVDVKTDLTKEQLVEVIPDYDAIMIRSGTRVTAEVIEAGRNLKIVGRAGVGVDNVDVPAATRKGIIVVNSPEGNTIAAAEHTLAMMLSLSRYIPEANEKLKQGKWDRKSYTGNEVYNKTLGVVGLGKIGAHVATVARAMGMKLLAYDPFISLERAEQLGCSLVELDVLFQSADYITLHIPKTSETANLINAESIAKMKPNVRIINCARGGIIDETAIAEALKAGKIAGAALDVFSSEPLGESPLTALGKEIVLTPHLGASTEEAQVNVAIDVAEQIRDVLLGEPARSAVNIPGLRPDVMEQLKPYLQLAETLGKMVGQLAGGRIESLNIGLRGDLATNQSQPIVIAALKGLLSPALQERVNYVNASIEAKERGIRVIETRDASIKDYAGSLHLSAKGTLGEHSVTGALLGDDEIRITSINEFPVNVPPNRYMLFTLHRDTPGIIGRIGSLLGESNVNIASMQVGRKIVRGDAVMVLSIDDPLPENILNQIKEVSGIRDAYTVTL